The genomic interval AGGGCCTGCAGGATATTGAAGTCCTGGTCGTGGATGACGGTTCCTCGGATGACGGCCCCGAACAGGCGGCGGCCTTTCGGGACCCGCGCGTCCGCCTGATCCGCCAGTCCCACGGCGGCGTTTCCACCGCACGGAATAACGGAATCCGGACCGCCTGCTCTCCCTTTGTCGCTTTTCTCGATGCAGATGACGAATGGCGTCCCGGTCACCTGGCAACCCTGCTTCGCCTCCATACATCCTTCCCGGGCGCAGGAATCTGCGCCACTTCCTACGTGTTCATCATGCCTGACGGGACCAGGAGGGCGCCCACATTCTCGGGCTTTCCCTGTCCGCCCTGGGAAGGGCTCCTGCCTGACTACTTCCGGGCGGCGGCCATGGGGAAGCCGCCGGTCTTTACTTCCGCTGCAGGAGCTCCAAAAAAAGTGCTGCTCGAGGCAGGGCTCTTTGCCGAGGGCGTCCACCTTGGAGAGGATCTTGACCTCTGGGGACGGATAGCCCTGGAGTCCCCGGTGGCGTTCAGCCATTCCGGGCCTTCCTGCTACAGAAAAGACGCCGGAAACCGCCTGTGCGTGCGCATTCCCCGGGAGCGGGAGCTGCCCTTTGTTGCCACTGCCAGAGCGCGGCTTTGCAAAGGAAAAGTTCCGGATCATCTGGTTCCTTCGCTCCGGGCCTACTGCTGCAAGCTGGTTTACCTTTCCTGCAGGCATCTGCTGCGTGCGGGACGAGTGGACGATGCGGCCCTTCTGCTTCACAAATCGGGTTTTGAAGGGGAAGAAAACGGCCACATCAGGAGAATACGGACCGCCGTTGCCGGAAAGGGGGGCTGAGAATGAGGGTTCTTCACCTCTTGAGCCAGCGTCCGGATTCCACGGGAAGCGGGACAATGCTTCAGGCTATCCTTACCGAATCGGAAAAATTCGGACATGAAAACATGGTCGTGGCGGGCATACAGGAAGGTTATCTCCCGGTTTTTCCGGGCCTTTCACATCTCCGGACCCGTTTCGTCACCTTCGGGGGAGGAGACCTCCCATTCCCGATACCGGGCATGAGCGACGTTATGCCCTATCCGTCCATGAGGTTCTCCGACCTGACGGACCGGCAGCTCTCTTCCTACAGAGATGTCTTCAAAACGGCGGTCCTGAAGGCCGCGGCCCGGTTCCGGCCTGACATTATCCACTCGAACCACCTCTGGCTGGTCACATCACTCGCCCGCCGCATCCTTCCGGGCATCCCCATGGTCGCCACATGTCACGGCACCGATCTTCGGCAAATGCACACATGCCCCAGGTTCAGGCAGGAGGTTGTCTCCGGATGCTCCGGCCTGGACGGAGTATTTGCGCTCTTTTCAAGACAAGCGGAGGAGATACGGCAGGTCTACGGCATTCCTGCCGGACGGATCCACGTCACAGGCGCCGGATTCCGGAGCGGACTGTTTGTTCCGGGAGAGAAAAAGACGGATATCCCGACAATCGTTTACGGAGGAAAACTGAGCCGCGCCAAGGGGGTACCCTGGATGCTCCGGGCATTCGCTTCCGTCACCGACCTGCCGTGGACGCTGTTTCTTGCCGGAGGGGGAACAGGCCCCGAACGGACAGAATGCATCGACCTCGCCGGGAGGCTCGGAAACCGCGCAGTCATTGCGGGATCTTTGAGACAGGAAGATTTCGCGGCCGCCCTGTCCGGGGCGAACATGTTCATCCTTCCCTCCCTTTACGAGGGGCTGCCCCTGGTACTTCCCGAGGCTCTTGCCTCCGGCTGTCTCTGCCTTGCCACCGACCTGCCGGGTGTGAGGGACATCCTTAAAATGGCGGGAACGGACTGGCTCCGGCTGATTCCCTGCCCTCCCCTTGAAGGTGCTGATACCATCGCGCCGGGGTACGAATCGAAATTCGTCGGCGACATTGCCGCAAAACTGAGGGAGGCATTGACGGACATCTTCCACAGGCCGCCTTCAGCGGAATCGTACAGAGAACTGGCTGAACGGCTGAAAAACAGCACGTGGCAGGCAGTGTTTCAGAGGATGGAGAAGGTGTACTTCACGCTGGCAGCTTCTGAATCCCGGTGAAGGCGAGATTCTTCGGGCTTCGCCCTCAGAATGACAGGCAAATACTGTCGTCCTGAACGGAGCGACGCGCAGGGAAATCCAGAGGCTCATTTGCCCCGTGCCGGAGCCGGGGCAGCGGCTTTCAAGGCCCTTTTGCAGGCAGGTTCTCAGAGAAGTTTCTGCAATCCTTCCCTGTTCTCAATGATTATCCTTTTATGTCCCTTGAGTGAAATGAGCCCTTCTTCCTGAAAGGAAGACAGTTTCCGGCTCAGGGTTTCCTGGCTCATCCCCAGTTGGGAGGCGAAGTCTCCTTTTGTCATGGGGAGAATGATTTCCCTCTCTTCACCAGATAAATCGAGCAGAACCCTCGCCAGCCTCTCTTCCACGGAATTCAGGCTGATTTCCTTTATCAGGTTTTCGGCCCGTTCGAGCCTTTTGCTCAGTTCGTCCATAACCTTGAAAGCGATGGAGATATATTTCGACATCAGCAGCTTCAGCTTCCCGCCGTCGATAAAGCACATGGTGGAGTTTTCAAGGGCTGCCGCATCGTCCGTAAACGGAAGGTAACTGAACAGTGAAAGCTCTCCGATGAATTCTCCCGGGCCTATGACTCGTATGACCTGTTCCTTGCCGTCGGAACTGAGCCTGGATATTTTCACCCCGCCGGTGTGGAGAATATAGAGTTTCCCGCCGGTGTCCCCCTCCCTGTAAATGAACTCTCCCTTTTGAAAGGTGCGGGGTTCGGTAATGGAGGCTATCTCCGACATTTCGTCAGGGCTCAGGGATTGAAAAAGAGGCACATTTTCAAAACAGTTCCGCCAGTTCTCGCCACCACTGCAGCTACAGTTCTTCAACAGCAATTCCCCCTTCACCGGATGGAACGTCCTCCGGCTTTTTCGATTCCCCGTAATGAAGCAGCCTGACCGCGTTGAGTATGACCAGGAGTACGGAAACTTCATGTACCAGCATTCCGAATGACAGCGTAACGGTTTTGGCCAGCACTCCCGCCAGAAGAAACGCCGCCACAAGAAGAGCGAAGGTGATGTTCTGCTTCATGTTCCGGACGGTAGCCCGGCTCAGGCCGACCGCATAAGACAGTTTCCTGATTCCTGCCGACAAGAGTACCACGTCCGCCGTTTCCATCGCTATATCCTTGCCGGCTCCTCCGACGGCTATTCCCAAATCCGAGGACGCGAGCGCCGGTGCGTCGTTGACTCCGTCGCCCACCATGGCGACGCTTCCGTACCGTTCACGGAGTTCGGACAGAATCCGCACTTTGTCGTCGGGAAGCAGTTCGCTGTAAAACTCGCGGATGCCTGTTTCCTTTGCAATCGCCTGGGCCGCTCTTATGTTGTCTCCGGTCAGCATGACAATCTTTTCAATTCCCCGCGATTCAAGGTCGGCAATCAGAGCCTTCGCCTCAGGCCTCACGGTGTCGGCAATGGAGATGATGCCGCATACTCTCTCAGCCGTGCCCACGATAACCGCCGTCTGCCCCTTTTTCTCCTCGCTCTGCAGATAACTTTCGTGCCTCTCAACACTGATTCCGTTGTCCGTGAACAATTTCCTGTTGCCGATGAAGTAGGTTTTTCCGTCAAGGCTGAATCTGAGCCCATGGCCGCTGAAAATTTCCGCATCCTCAGGAGTTTCGCTGATCCGCCCCAGTTTTTTTGCCGCCGCTGAGATGATGGCTTTTCCCAGCGGATGTTCCGAGTAGGATTCACCGACCGCAGCAATCCTTAAAAGTTCATCTTCGCTCATGCCCACCGGCTCTGCCCGTGTCACGGAGGGTTTCCCGACGGTCAGGGTTCCTGTCTTGTCAAAAGCGACAGCCTTTACGGTTCCAAGTTTTTCCATAATTTCCCCGCCCTTGACAAGAACACCGTGTTTTGCCCCGTTTCCTATGCCGGCCACGATCGAGACGGGGGCCGAGATCACAAGAGCACCCGGACAGGCTATGACCAGAAGTGTCAGGGCCAGCACCAGATCTTTCGTGGCGAGGAACAGGGCAATGGAAAGAAAGATAATCGCCGGGGTGTAATAGCGGGAGAACTTTTCCAGGAACTTCTGTGTTTTCGCCTTCTTGTCCTGGGCATCCTCAACCATCTGCAGAATCCTGGCAAAAGTGGTGTCCTCGCCGACCCTGTCTGCCCTGACAATCAGATATCCCGACTCGATGACGGTCCCCGAAAACACCGTTTCATCCACGGTGCGGCTTATGGGAATGGACTCTCCGGTAATGGCCGCCTGGTTGATGTAGGCCGAGCCCTCCACGACGGTTCCGTCGACCGCTATTTTTTCTCCGGGCCTCACCACCACGAAGTCACCTTTCACCACATCTTCCGGATCGACCTCCGTTTCGGCGCCGTTTCTTCGCACTCTTGCCTTATCCGGCGCCATATCGAGCAGAGCCTTGATGGAAGACCTCGTCTTTTCAATGGTCCTGGCCTCAAGGTAGTCGCCCA from Aminivibrio pyruvatiphilus carries:
- a CDS encoding glycosyltransferase family A protein, whose amino-acid sequence is MPEATVVISLFNKGPYIGRALTSVLNQGLQDIEVLVVDDGSSDDGPEQAAAFRDPRVRLIRQSHGGVSTARNNGIRTACSPFVAFLDADDEWRPGHLATLLRLHTSFPGAGICATSYVFIMPDGTRRAPTFSGFPCPPWEGLLPDYFRAAAMGKPPVFTSAAGAPKKVLLEAGLFAEGVHLGEDLDLWGRIALESPVAFSHSGPSCYRKDAGNRLCVRIPRERELPFVATARARLCKGKVPDHLVPSLRAYCCKLVYLSCRHLLRAGRVDDAALLLHKSGFEGEENGHIRRIRTAVAGKGG
- a CDS encoding glycosyltransferase family 4 protein; amino-acid sequence: MSDVMPYPSMRFSDLTDRQLSSYRDVFKTAVLKAAARFRPDIIHSNHLWLVTSLARRILPGIPMVATCHGTDLRQMHTCPRFRQEVVSGCSGLDGVFALFSRQAEEIRQVYGIPAGRIHVTGAGFRSGLFVPGEKKTDIPTIVYGGKLSRAKGVPWMLRAFASVTDLPWTLFLAGGGTGPERTECIDLAGRLGNRAVIAGSLRQEDFAAALSGANMFILPSLYEGLPLVLPEALASGCLCLATDLPGVRDILKMAGTDWLRLIPCPPLEGADTIAPGYESKFVGDIAAKLREALTDIFHRPPSAESYRELAERLKNSTWQAVFQRMEKVYFTLAASESR
- a CDS encoding Crp/Fnr family transcriptional regulator, with translation MSEIASITEPRTFQKGEFIYREGDTGGKLYILHTGGVKISRLSSDGKEQVIRVIGPGEFIGELSLFSYLPFTDDAAALENSTMCFIDGGKLKLLMSKYISIAFKVMDELSKRLERAENLIKEISLNSVEERLARVLLDLSGEEREIILPMTKGDFASQLGMSQETLSRKLSSFQEEGLISLKGHKRIIIENREGLQKLL
- a CDS encoding heavy metal translocating P-type ATPase, whose protein sequence is MMKMTKGRIVLISGILAAASFVLKEMIGYEKITIFLMLATTVIAGTPVFRKAIGALRHRIVGIDALVTIAVTGAVIIGEYWEAAAVTFLFMLGDYLEARTIEKTRSSIKALLDMAPDKARVRRNGAETEVDPEDVVKGDFVVVRPGEKIAVDGTVVEGSAYINQAAITGESIPISRTVDETVFSGTVIESGYLIVRADRVGEDTTFARILQMVEDAQDKKAKTQKFLEKFSRYYTPAIIFLSIALFLATKDLVLALTLLVIACPGALVISAPVSIVAGIGNGAKHGVLVKGGEIMEKLGTVKAVAFDKTGTLTVGKPSVTRAEPVGMSEDELLRIAAVGESYSEHPLGKAIISAAAKKLGRISETPEDAEIFSGHGLRFSLDGKTYFIGNRKLFTDNGISVERHESYLQSEEKKGQTAVIVGTAERVCGIISIADTVRPEAKALIADLESRGIEKIVMLTGDNIRAAQAIAKETGIREFYSELLPDDKVRILSELRERYGSVAMVGDGVNDAPALASSDLGIAVGGAGKDIAMETADVVLLSAGIRKLSYAVGLSRATVRNMKQNITFALLVAAFLLAGVLAKTVTLSFGMLVHEVSVLLVILNAVRLLHYGESKKPEDVPSGEGGIAVEEL